TTTCCAAGCAGCAACAGCCAAGTGGCTCAGGTCAAATGGCTTTTTGGGGAGTGCTGCATGTGGAGTTGGGATCTGCAGTGTGGAAATGGGAGATACAATCACGTCTTCATGTTGTCTGTTGTAAAAGTGGCCTCAAAATGAAGCTGTTGGCTCTGAGGAGCCTGGGGCTGAACCCCTGGATGCAGCAGAGGCTGTTGGTGCAGCAAAATCTGCTTAATTTGGGGGTTTCCAGTGCGGGCatggctgggggagctgggttGGGGAGGCTCCATCCTGAGCCGTTCCTGACCCTGCAGCCGTCAAGATCAAGAAGAACAAGGACAATGTGAAGTTCAAGGTGCGCTGCAGCCGGTACCTCTACACCCTGGTCATCACGGACAAGGAGAAGGCTGAGAAGCTGAAGCAGTCACTGCCCCCAGGTACCTGCTGGTGTCGCCGGGGGGGCTGTCTCACACCGGGAGCCCCATCCCAGGATGTGTCCCGGCTCCAGGATGTGGGGCTCTGTGTGAGTGGAGCCGTTTCTCTTCTCCGCAGGTTTGGCCGTCAAGGAGCTGAAATGAGCCAATAAATGgaagttttgctgttgtttgttaCAATAAATAAACCTGACTGTTCCCCACTggggtgggtgtgtgtgtgtccataCGGCCCTGGCTGATCCTGCAGGGGCTCATTTGGTACCCaagcccccagccctgctctggggctCAGGAATGCCAGGGTGTGCTTCCTGGGTGTGGGGTGTGTTTGGCCTGGGACAATATGGAACTACCCTATAGTTTGTGGACAGGGGGCCATGTTATAGCAGGGGGAGGATGGGAGTGTGCTTCCCCTATAGCAGGGAGGTGATGGGGTGCTCTGTCTATATAGCAGGGCAGTGACGAGGTGTGAGGCCGCTATAGAAGGGAGGATGAGTGTGGTGCCCCTATGAAGAGGCAGTGGTGGGGTGCGGTGTCCCTATGGCAGGGTGGTGACAAGGAGAGGCTGCTGTAgcagggaggggatgggatgTGGTTCCCCTTGcaggaggatggtggggaggTGTGATGTCCCTATAGCAGAGTGGTGATGTGAGGTCCatgcagcagggagaggggatGGGGCATGGTGTGGTTCCCTTATAgcgggggggtggtggggtgcaGCGCCCCTATGGAGGGGTACTGCCAAGGTGTGAGGCCCCTGCAGCAGGAGCGATGGGTACGGTGCCCCTGTAGAAGGGCAGTGTCGGGATGCGAGGCCCCTATAGCGTGCTCCCCGCGCAGTGTCCCTATAGCAGGGTCCGGGGGCGCTGCTCAATGGGCGGAGCACGATCCGGGGTGGGCGGGGCGAGGTGGGGGGCGTGGCCCTTGTCCGGGGGCGTGGCCCGGGCGGAGCGGCGCGGTTCGGTTCCCCCCCGCCATCGGCGGCGGCCCCAGCCCCGCGATGCCGCCCGCCCGCGCCGGGTACGTGGCTCCGTGGTGGGTGTCGTGGCTGCACCGCCTGCCCCGCCGCGGGCTGCGCCTGCAGAGCGTGCCCGCCGCCTTCCGCCCGCGGGACGCCGACTACCAGCAGGTACCGACCCGCGGCCCCGGCAGCGCTCCCGGTACCGGTCccgtgtgcccccccccccatccttcCCTTTCGCCCGGCGCCAGCTCTGACCCCAGCGCCGCACAAAGCGCGCTTCTTCCCGCGCGGGCAGCGGGGCCCCCCCGCCGGGCCGGCCGGTACCGGCCCCGCAGCCTTCCCCCCTCCCGGGCCACCCCTCCTGTGGGCGCTCGGTGGGGTCCCCTACCCGGCTGCAGCCCCCCCACGCTGCACCCCCCTGCCCCGGGGCTTTGCCCGCCGTGGCCCCGAAACGGAGCGGGGGGCAGCGGCGGTGCCCACAACACCCCTTAGAGCCGCGCTCCATGGCCTGGGACCGGGATAGGAACGGGAACGagaacgggaacgggaacggtTCCTCTTTCCCCGTGTGACCGTCCCGTGGGGCCTTGGACGTGGCCTCATCCCCCCGCATCCTGCAGCACGTGAGGGACACGAGCGCTGATtgccccttctccttcccagtCGCTGCTTTTCCTGGGCTTGGTATCCGCCGTCTGCCTCGGCCTcaacctcctcttcctcactgtgTACCTcatctgcctgtgctgctgcaagagGGACCAGGACCCTGAGAGCAAGCGGCCCCACTCCTGCTGTGTCACCTGGATGGCCGTCACCGCGGGGCTCATCTGCTGGTGAGgatggatggggacagggacccGGTGCTGTGTCCCCATCACGAGGTGCTCAGCCCCCGCCATGAGTTACTTTAATTAGATCCTTGCAATTAAACACAGCCCATCCCGGCCTCCATCCATGCAGCCACCAGTGCTGGGGTCCGGCTGCGATCcagccctgtccctgtccccaccGTGGCCGTGCCTCCTTCCCAGCTAATCCCAGccaggagcggggccgggccgctaatcccagcctggagcagatGGCGGGCGGCAGCGTGACCCAGCTGCCGGGTCccggctgctcctgcccttAATTGCAACCACAGCAATTAGCGAGGGGAGCCGGCAGCGTTCCGGGCGCTTCCCAGACCCATCTCGGGTTATGGCTGGGAGGGATCCCCCCATCCGCCGGCCTGACCCGGGTGATGGGCTGGGACATGGGCGCTTCCACCATGAGACAAAGGGGCTGCTTTTCCCTGGGCGGAGCGAGGTGGCTGCCTGGAGCGTGGTGCGGAGCAGGGAAATGGCACCAAGGATCTTGGTGTGCTCCCACCGGGATCGCTCCCGCTCCTCCAGCCTCGGGTACCCCACAGAGGGTGGCAGGAGGGCCGGGGTGCCCGCTGGTAGGCAGCAGAAACgcttcctgcagctccccagggGCTCTGAACCTCTCCCGCAGCCGCACTGAGCCTGCTTGTGGATGCTAAGGGCTTAATTGTGGTGAATGGGTTCGTGTCTGTTGGGTTTATGGCGTTTGCTATGGGGAGGGGGCACCGCGGGCACTGGGTTTGTGCAGGCATGTGCCCGGCACATCCCTCCTCGGGGCCAGCTCTGACTCCACCACGAGTGCTAAAGCAGCCACGGTGAGCACTCCCCACTGCAgtgctgccccatcccatcTCCTTTGGCTCTGCCCTGCCGGGGGTAAGGGGTCTCCCCAACACCAGGATGCTCCAGGGAGTGTCCCCGGTCCAGCCGGTGTCCCCACATCCTCCCTGCCCCCAAACCAAGGCACCCATGTTGGGGTGAGCATTTCCGTCCCTCTAATCAGGGGTCCTCTCTCTGCCCACAGCGCAGCCGTCGGCATCGGCTTCTATGGGAACAGCGAGACCAACGATGGCGTGTACCAGCTGCTGTATGCCCTGGACCACGCCAACCACACACTGACCGGCATCGACTCGCTGGTAGGGCCGTGGGGCCAGGTCCCCCCTTCCAAACCCCTCCATGTCCCACAGGGTCACATCCGTCCTCCATCCTGGGTTTGGTTAAAGCAGCGTGGAGGGGGAAGCATCCAGCTGGAGGGCCCCAGGCTGAGCCCCAGGCAGCCGTGCCGTGCTGATCACAGGGTGACAGTGATGTCACCCTGCAAAATGGGCCCTTTGTGGCCGGGAAGGGCCGCGGGGGCCGTGGCAGGGCTGTCCAGAGGATGGATCCCGCTGGAGCACAGGGCACTGATACGGAGCTGCTGTCCTGGAGGGAGCATCCCATggatcatagaaccacagagtggtttgtgttggaagggaccttaaagctcctccagctccaacccctgccacgggcagggaccccttcccctagagcagcttgctccaagcccctgtgtccaacctggccttgagcactgcccgGGATGGGATGTTGGGAAGCCCCGGGGGTACCGACCGTCCCGCATCCATCCCCAGGTAGCGGACACCACGCTGCAGATGCAGGTGGG
This portion of the Lathamus discolor isolate bLatDis1 chromosome 13, bLatDis1.hap1, whole genome shotgun sequence genome encodes:
- the RPL38 gene encoding large ribosomal subunit protein eL38, whose amino-acid sequence is MPRKIEEIKDFLLTARRKDAKSVKIKKNKDNVKFKVRCSRYLYTLVITDKEKAEKLKQSLPPGLAVKELK